CAACTGTTTTGTACGGGGACAATGCCTCTTGCGGTGTTATTAATATTGTTACAAAAAAAGGTTACGAGTCTTCAGAGTCCCCTTTTCGAATTGGCACAGAGCTTGGGAGCTATCAATATGAAAAGTCATTTGTGTCAACAGGAGGGACAGCCAAGCAGATTGATTATTTCTTTAATTATACGCATCAGCAATCTTCGGGCTATCGGGCAAATAATGATTATTGGTCTAATGATTATTTCTCGAATTTGTCTTTTTCGATCGCAGATCAGCTTTCGTTAGAGTTCTCGACGGGCTATCATCGAGATCGTTATGGAATGCCGGGCGCTCTTTTTGCATCAGATATTGAGTTGGTCGGTCGAAGAGGAACGACTCACGAAGATGACAAAGGATGGACATCTGATTATTTTGTAAACGTAGAACCAAAGATAACTTTCTCAATTAATGATAATGACTCAGAGTTTTCTTCAGCATTTTCTTATCGAAAAAGGGATAACAAATCGTTGTCTGTTTCAAATTGGGGGCGCTACGAAACGCTTCATCAAATCGATTCTTTTGAGCTGCGTCCAAAATTCCAGATGAAATCTATGATTACTCAAGAGATGGCTAATGATGTCACGGTAGGGCTTGATTATTTTTATGCCAAAGATAAAGTAAGAAGTGGAAATCAAAGCTCGAATCAAGATCGTGTTAATATTATTAAACAAACATTTGGTCTTTATGCCTTAGAAAATGTTGAGATTAAAGATAAATTTTTAATTAGCCTTGGTGGCCGTGCAACGTGGGCTGATTATGATTTTGACCAAACAGCTGTTTCTGTTAATCAAGATTCAAAATCGATCACAGACGGAGCTCTTAATTTTGGTTTAGGGTATAAATACAATAAAGATTCTCAGCTCTTTTTTGATTACTCAAGGTCTTTTCGCTTGCCGGTAACGGATGAGTATTATCAAAATGTTTATACTGGTTTTTGGGGCAGTGGAGGGGGTTTAAATACTGACTTAAAACATCAAGTGGCTCATAATTACGAGTTTGGTATTCGCGATGTTTCTTTGCCTTGGCTTTTTGCTGATGCAAATATATTTTTGATGGATGTTGATCATGAAATTTATTACGATCCGATTACTTATAAAAATTCAAATTATGAACCGCAAACGCGTCATTATGGATTTGAATTAAGCAGTAGGCTGAAATTCTTTAAAGAGCTTTTAGAGCCTTATATTAATTGGACTTATCAAGATGCATTTTTTAAGGGTGGAACATATGCAGGAAACAAAGTGCCATTTGTTCCTCGAAATAAGATTTCAGCAGGCATTTCTTTGCGTCCTCTTGACGATTTGAACACAACATTCTCTATGAATTACGTGGACAAGTGCTTTGCGATTAGTGATCAATTGAATGGCCAAGCCAAATTGAATTCATACATCACATTTGATTTTAAATTAGATTATCAGTATAAAAATGTAAAATTTTGGTTTAGCGTTAAAAATATATTAGATCGGATGTATGACGCTTATGGTGTCTATTCTTCTGGAAATGATGAAGTAGGGTTTTATCCAGCGCAAGGACGTAGTTTTTATTCTGGCGTTAGTTTTGAGTTCTAAATGAGCACGTGATTTACGGAACGCTAGTGAACGTAAATCACTGTGCGAATTTATCCCGTACACGAAGTGTATCGGGATAATAAATTTATAGATCAAACTCTTAAACGTAAAGCACTGCTTAGTGTAACAAATTATAATTTCTTGGTTGTGCCTATTTTTTAGGCAGCCGAGCATAAAAAATTACCTCGTTGTAAAAAAATAATTATTTGCTATAATAACTTCATTCATTTCTTAGAAGTTTTATTTTTATTAACTATATACTATTTTAGAAAGAAGGCGTGTTATGTCGATTAGCGAGCTGTTTCGTTTTAATAAAAAAGAATCACAAGATCAAAATTGCAAAAAAGATCTCAATGCTATTTTTAAACCTCGCGGGGTAGCTGTTGTTGGGGCGTCGTCCACCCCAGGAAAAGTTGGTTATCAAATTTTAAAAAATATTATTGATTGCGGATATGAAGGAGAAATTTATCCGATTAATCCTAAGGACGATGAAGTTTTGGGCAAAAAAGCATACAAAACAGTTGAAGAGGTTCCTGGGGATGTTGATGTTGCAGTTATTTCTATTCCAGCGCCACTTGTTATTCAGACTTTAGAGGGATGCGCGCGTAAAGGCGTTAAAGGCGTTGCGGTGATTACATCTGGTTTTGGCGAAGTTGGGAATGTTGAAGATGAGCTGCAGTTAAAGAAAGTAGCGGATAAGAATAATATCGCTCTTTTAGGGCCAAATATGTTTGGTTATGTTTATACGCCATCAAAACTAAATGCGAGTTTCGGACCCGCAGATATTCTTCCTGGAAAAATTGCGTTTATTTCTCAAAGTGGTGCGCTTGCGATTTCTCTGATGGGATGGACTGCGATGGAAAAGATTGGTCTTGCTTCTTTGGTCAATTTAGGCAATAAGGCAGATATCGATGAAAAGGATTTGATTGAATATTTTAATAACGATGACAATGTAGATGCGATTTTAATTTATATGGAAGGAATCAAGGAAGGAAGAAAATTTCTTGAAACAGAGATTAAGAAACCTGTTGTCATTCTAAAGGTTGGATCGTCGACAAGAGGGGCAAAAGCGGCGGCATCCCATACAGGATCATTGTCAGGGTCAGATAAAATTTATGAAGGCGTTTTTAAGCAACTTGGTCTTTTGCGTGCTAAAACATTTACACAAGCTTTTGACTGGGCGCGTGCATTTTCACTTTCTTTGCCTAAGGGAGATGAAACAATTATTATTACAAATGGGGGCGGCATTGGGGTTGCAACAACTGATGAATGTGAATCACAAGGGATTAAGTTAATCGATGATTCTAAGTGGTTAGAAGAAAAATTTCGAAAAACTATGCCTGATTTTGGAAGCACGAAGAATCCAATCGATATCACAGGTGGAAGCGGTATGAAAGGATATCAGGAATCAACTCGAATTGCTTTGCAAGAAGATAGGATTAAATCGGTTATTATTTTGTATTGCGAAACGGCTGTAACAAATCCAATTGATATTGCTAAAACTATTGTTGAAGAATATAAAAAGGTTAATCGTAACAAGCCGGTTTTAGTTGCGATGGTTGGAGGTATCCGAACCACAGAAGCGCTTCATTATTTAAATGATAACCATATTCCTGCTTTTAGTGAGGTCAGCGATGCGGTTTCTTCGTTAAGGGCGCTTTATAAGTGGCAAGAAATTTCAGGACGAAAAAAAGAGATCCCAAAAATTGAACCAGCGCCACAAGAAGTCGTGGATATGATTGAGAAAATTAAGGGTGTTGGCAGAAGTATATTGCTTGAGCATGAAGCTCGAAAAGTTCTTGAGCTTTGTGGGGTTCCAACTCCAAAGTGGGGATTTGCACGTAATATTGATGAAGCTATTGACCAAGCGAAAGATATGTATCCTTTGGCGATGAAAATCACTTCTCCGGAAATTATTCATAAGTCGGATGTTGGAGGCGTTGTGGTAAATATTCGAAATGAGCAGCAGCTTAAAGAAAAGTTTGATAAAATGATGAATAATGTTTCAGCTGCCATGCCAGATGCTAATATTTTAGGAGTTAATATTATTCAGATGGTTGAAGGGATTGAATGCATCGTTGGGATGAGCAATGATCCTCAGTTTGGTCCTGTAGTGATGTTTGGTCTTGGAGGAGTTTTTGTTGAGGCCTTAAAAGATGTGTCTTTTCGCATTGTTCCTTTTGGAAAGATGGAGGCAGGACGACTTCTAAACGATATTAAGGCCAAGAAAATCCTAGACGGCTTTAGAGGTGTTGAGGCACACAAGCCTTCTATTATTCAGACGATTTATTCTATTCAGCGTTTAGCGCCTTTGGTTAAAGAGATTGACATCAATCCTTTGATTACCAATAAAGACGGTAGTTTTGCTGTGGATGCGCGCATTATTCTTTAAAGGGATATTTCAAATAATGCTTGCAAGAGGGACGAAAATAAATATAATGAAATAAATCGTTCCAATTTTCACGATATGCTCACGATTAATTTTTAATAAAAAATACAAGGAGAATAAAATGCATATTCCAAGTAGCATGTTGCATGGAGCAATTTGTCCTGTCACCGCTGCTGTTAGTACAATAGGAATTAGTGCTGCGGCTTATGTTGCATCAAAATCAAGTCAAAAGCCTACGGCTTCACGTTTTGCTGCGATAACAGCGTTGATATTTGCAGGGCAAATGATGAATTTTCCAATTCAGGATGGAACGTCGGGTCATCTTTTAGGCGGAGTTATTGCTTCTGTATTACTTGGAACGCCATTTGGTATTTTGGCAACGGCTATTGTCTTAGCTATTCAATGTTTGATATTTTCAGATGGAGGGTTTTCTGTTTTAGGAGCAAATATTCTTAATATGTCGATTCTGGGGGCAGGATTAGGAGGAATTGTTTATTCAAAAGCAATAAAAAACAATTCTTTAAACCCAGTTGAGAAGTTTGTAAAAATTGGTATCTTATCGTGGGCATCTGTTATGGTTGCTGCTTTGGCATGTAGCATTGAATTAGGTATTTCCGGAACGGTTGCATTCCCAAAGGTTGCAGGTGCAATGCTAAGCACTCATGCGCTTATTGGAATTGGCGAAGCTGTGATTACGATGGTTGTTTGTTATGCTTTTGTTAAAGAAGAATCTTCAAATACAATACGAAATGTTGTTGCGCCTTTTTCAGCTGCGGTTTTGATTGGTATGATGCTTAGTCCCTTTGCAAGCAGTTTTCCTGATGGATTAGAATGGGTTGCTCAAAAGTATCAATTTTTACATGATTCAGCTCCTGCATTTGTAAGTCCAATGCCTGACTATACAATTCCAGCAATTTCAAATGAAGTTATTTCAACTGGCTTAGCTGGATTAGCAGGCGTTGTAATAACTTTTTTTATTGCTTGGCTTGCTTTGAAAGGTGTCAGTGTTTTAAATCGAAGATTTGTCTAGTAAAAAAAGAAATATGATTTAATTTAAAATCCCCCTTGAGAAAATCAAGGGGGATTCTTTTTTGCAATACTTAATTCTTGAAATATTAATCTCAAAGAGTATAATGACTTTTATTATTATGCATAAGATTTCACGAAAAACGACAGAACGCGCTCTTCTTTATCTCCGCACATTAGAAGGATTAATTAAATCTAAAAGGTATTTGGTTTCGTCAAGTGAGCTTGCCAAGATGACAGGTTTTAGCGATGTCCAGATTCGAAAGGATATCTCTAAGTTTGGGAAGGTAGGAACACCACGAATTGGTTATAAAACGATCGAGCTTCGGGATATTCTCGAAAGATTTGTGTTGCAGCAGGATTCTGTGCAGGCAGCACTCTTTGGAGTTGGAAATTTAGGTTCTGCGATTCTAAAGTATCCTGGTTTTCATCAGGGTCGGATCAAGATTGTTGCTACGTTTGATAAAGATTCTAAAAAAATTGGAAAGAAAATTAATGGTGTTAATATTTATGCAATAGATCGAGCACCTGAAATTATCAAAAAAACAAAGATTGAAATCGGGATTATTGCCGTGCCTAAGGAATTTAGCCAAGAAGTGGCAGATGTTGTTGTATTATCTGGGTTAAAGGGCATTATTAATTTTAGCCCGATGTTTATTTCTGTTCCAAAGAATGTCATTGTACGAGATATTGATTTTACGATTGAATTCTTGTCACTTTTTTGCGATATCCAAAGGTAAAAGAATATGCATGAGATGTCAATTGCTGTAAGTTTGATGGATCAGGTTTTGGAAACGGCAAAATCTAATAATTTAAATAAAATTGATGAAATTGAAATTGAAGCCGGTTTTTTAAGGCAAATTGTTGGCGAGGTTATGCAAGAAGCATTTTTGGCAGTACGACGAGAAACCATTGCTGAAAATGCAATATTAAGAATTATCGAAATTGCTCCTTTGGTAAAGTGTAATATTTGTAAAAAAGAATTTGAGCCTGAAATAAATGATTTTTTGTGTCCGCAATGTCAAAAAGCAGATGTGGAGGTTCTTAAAGGTGACGAAATTATTTTAAAATCAATTGCTGGAAATTAAAGAAAAGGAATTTAGATGAAAGTGACAGTTGCAAAAAGAATTTTAAAAGATAATGATGTTGTCGCAGAGAAAAATCGAGAAATTTTTAAAAGAGTGGGCCTTTTAGCTGTTAATTTTATTAGTTCGCCTGGAAGTGGAAAAACAACACTTTTAGAAAAAACAATTTTAGCATTGTTGCCAGATCAAAAAGCCACGGTTGTGGTTGGTGATCTTCAGACCACGCGTGATGCTGACCGGCTTGCGCCAAACGCGTTGGATGTGGTTCAGATTAATACAGGCTTGAGTTGTCATTTGTATGCGAATCAGGTAACAGAAAGCCTTTCTGGACTAAATATTGAGGGAGCAGATTATTTGTTTATTGAGAATGTGGGCAATATGGTTTGCCCAGGTGAATTTGATCTTGGAGAAAATGCAAAAGTTATTCTTTTGAGCATTCCAGAGGGTGACGATAAGGTTGCTAAGTACCCAACGATTTTTCGAGCGGCTGACTTGGTTCTTTTGACCAAAGTAGATCTTTTAGGCGTACTTGACTTCGATATTAAGCGCATTGAGAGTGATATTAAAAAGCTTAATTCTAATTTGGAAATTCTTCACGTTTCTCCTTTGAAGGGTCAAGGAATGAATGAGTGGATTTCTTGGCTTAAAGCTAAGCGTCAGCAAAGCGTTGGGGCAAGAGCTAAGTTTGTCACTGAAGCTTAAATTTTAGTATTTATATTTGCAATAAATGCTTTGCATGGCAATCAAAAATAGGTATAATAACTTTAATTGTTCCAGTTTTCACGATTTAAATTTGGAAAATATTTAATTTTTAACGTGATTACACAAAATATTAAACCATTTTAATATAAAGGTGTTTTTTATGAGCGATTCTCTACAGAAGAAAATTCAAGAAATTTGTCAATCCAGTAATAATGATCGTGCTCGAATGATGGACATCGTGCAGAGCGTACAAAAGGAATTCGGATGCGTTAGCAGCGAAGCGATGAATCTGATCGCTAAGGCAACAAAATCACACCATGTCGAGGTTGAGAGTGTTGTTTCTTTTTATTCATTTCTTTCGAAAGAACAAAAAGGTAAAACAGTCATTAGACTTTGCAATGACACTGTTGACCGTATGAAGGGATGTCAGGAGGTTGCCAAGGCATTGTCGTCTGAGCTTGGCGTTAAATTTGGAGAAACAACATCTGATGGAAAAATTACTCTTGAATATACGCCATGCATTGGCATGTGTGATCAAGCTCCAGCTGCGCTGATTAATGATGTGGTCGCACCAAATTTAACTGCTGAAAAAGTGAAAGAAATTGTAAAGAACTTAAAGAAAGGCGTGGATCCTTCAAAACTTTCTTTAGGTAAGGGTGATGGAAATAATACTGACAGTCTTATTGGGGCTGCTGTAAGAAATAATGTTTTAAAAGTAGGGGACGTTATTTTTGCTGATAATGATTCGGGTAAAGGCTTAGAGAATGCACTTGCATTGAAGCCAGAAGAAGTTATTGATATGATTAAGGTTGCTAAGCTTCGTGGTCGTGGGGGAGCAGGTTTTCCGACAGGTTTAAAGTGGCAATTTACGCGTTCAGCTAGAGGAGAACAGAAATTTGTGATTTGCAACGCTGATGAAGGTGAGCCTGGAACATTTAAGGACAGGGTTCTTTTGACTGAAAAGTTTGACCTTCTTTTTGAAGGAATGACGATTGCGGGTTATGCCATTGGTGCAAGCACAGGGATTATTTATGTGAGAGGCGAATATGCTTATCTGCTTAAGTTTTTAAAATCGAAACTTAAAGAAAGATATGATCAACGGCTTCTTGGAAAGAATATTAAAGGAAAAAGTGGATTTAATTTTGATATTCGTATTCAAATGGGATCTGGTGCTTATATTTGTGGAGAGGAAAGCGCTTTGATCAGTTCTTGCGAAGGTCTCAGGGGAGACCCAAAGACACGCCCTCCTTTTCCTGCGCAAAGAGGATATTTAGCTTCTCCGACAAGCGTTAATAACGTTGAGACAATTTGTTCGGTGACTCGTATTTTAGAAAAAGGATCTGATTGGTTCTTGTCGATTGGATCAACAAATAGCTCCGGAACAAAAATATTAAGTATTTCCGGTTACTGTAAGAGACCAGGTGTTTACGAGTATCCTTTCGGCATCAGCATTACTGATCTTTTAAACGATGTAGGAGCCGAAGACGCTAAAGCTGTTTTGGTTGGTGGTCCCTCGGGTCAGTTTATTGGAAAAAATGAATTTTCACGTATTATTTGTTATAACGATTTAGGGACAGGAGGTTCTATTGTTATATTTGGACCTAAATGTGATTTATTAAAAGCTGTCGATGAATATATGGAATTTTTTGTTGAAGAAAGTTGTGGTTATTGTACGCCTTGCCGTGCAGGTAACATTTTGTTAAAAAAGAAACTAGAAGAGATTCTGGAAGGCAATGGTGAATCAGCCGATTTAGATTATCTTCAAAGTTTAGGTGAAGGCATTAAAAAGACAAGCCGTTGTGGACTTGGGCAAACATCACCCAATCCGATTTTGACAACTTTAAAGAATTTTAAACCGCTTTATGAAGCTCTCATGAAACCTCAGGAAAAGGGTATGCAGCCAACGTTTGATATTCGTGCTGCTCTAGGTGACGCAGAAAAAGCGCAGATGAGAAAATCAGTTCTTTACAAAAATTAAAAATTAAGGAAATATTATGAGCGAAAAGACAGTTATAATAAAAATTGATGGAATTGAGATTAAGGCTAAAGCTGGTCAGACGATTATGCAAGCGGCTGATGAGGCTGGAGTTTATATTCCAAGACTTTGCTATCTTAAAGATTTAACGCCGCATGGTAGTTGTCGCGTTTGCACTGTTAAGGTCAATGGTCGATATCAAACGGCTTGCACTGAACCGGCTGTCGATGGCATGGAAGTTGAAAACAAGACGCAAGAGCTAGAAGGCCTTCGTCGAGATATTATTGATATGCTATTTGTTGAAGGAAATCATTTTTGCATGTTTTGCGAGAAGAGCGGCAATTGCGATCTTCAGGCGGAAGCTTACCGATTAGGCATTTGTGCGCCAAAGTTCCCATATTTATTTCCAGATAGAGACATAGATGGAACACATCCAGATATTTTTATTGATCGTAATCGTTGTATTTTGTGTGGCCGTTGTGTTAATGCTTCACGCGATGTTGATGGCAAAACAGTTTTTGAGTTCGTCGGACGAGGCTCAGAAAAGAAAGTGGCTGTTAACGCCGATGCAAAATTAGGGGATACAAATATGGCGTTAACGGACAAAGCGGCTGATGTTTGTCCTGTTGGTGCGATTATTAAAAAGAGAATAGGATTTGCAATTCCAGTTGGAAAAAGAACTTATGACCAAAAACCAATTGGTTCTGAGATAGAATCAAAATCGTAGTTAAAGATTTTTTTGACCGAA
This genomic stretch from Candidatus Omnitrophota bacterium harbors:
- a CDS encoding TonB-dependent receptor, whose product is TVLYGDNASCGVINIVTKKGYESSESPFRIGTELGSYQYEKSFVSTGGTAKQIDYFFNYTHQQSSGYRANNDYWSNDYFSNLSFSIADQLSLEFSTGYHRDRYGMPGALFASDIELVGRRGTTHEDDKGWTSDYFVNVEPKITFSINDNDSEFSSAFSYRKRDNKSLSVSNWGRYETLHQIDSFELRPKFQMKSMITQEMANDVTVGLDYFYAKDKVRSGNQSSNQDRVNIIKQTFGLYALENVEIKDKFLISLGGRATWADYDFDQTAVSVNQDSKSITDGALNFGLGYKYNKDSQLFFDYSRSFRLPVTDEYYQNVYTGFWGSGGGLNTDLKHQVAHNYEFGIRDVSLPWLFADANIFLMDVDHEIYYDPITYKNSNYEPQTRHYGFELSSRLKFFKELLEPYINWTYQDAFFKGGTYAGNKVPFVPRNKISAGISLRPLDDLNTTFSMNYVDKCFAISDQLNGQAKLNSYITFDFKLDYQYKNVKFWFSVKNILDRMYDAYGVYSSGNDEVGFYPAQGRSFYSGVSFEF
- a CDS encoding acetate--CoA ligase family protein, whose protein sequence is MSISELFRFNKKESQDQNCKKDLNAIFKPRGVAVVGASSTPGKVGYQILKNIIDCGYEGEIYPINPKDDEVLGKKAYKTVEEVPGDVDVAVISIPAPLVIQTLEGCARKGVKGVAVITSGFGEVGNVEDELQLKKVADKNNIALLGPNMFGYVYTPSKLNASFGPADILPGKIAFISQSGALAISLMGWTAMEKIGLASLVNLGNKADIDEKDLIEYFNNDDNVDAILIYMEGIKEGRKFLETEIKKPVVILKVGSSTRGAKAAASHTGSLSGSDKIYEGVFKQLGLLRAKTFTQAFDWARAFSLSLPKGDETIIITNGGGIGVATTDECESQGIKLIDDSKWLEEKFRKTMPDFGSTKNPIDITGGSGMKGYQESTRIALQEDRIKSVIILYCETAVTNPIDIAKTIVEEYKKVNRNKPVLVAMVGGIRTTEALHYLNDNHIPAFSEVSDAVSSLRALYKWQEISGRKKEIPKIEPAPQEVVDMIEKIKGVGRSILLEHEARKVLELCGVPTPKWGFARNIDEAIDQAKDMYPLAMKITSPEIIHKSDVGGVVVNIRNEQQLKEKFDKMMNNVSAAMPDANILGVNIIQMVEGIECIVGMSNDPQFGPVVMFGLGGVFVEALKDVSFRIVPFGKMEAGRLLNDIKAKKILDGFRGVEAHKPSIIQTIYSIQRLAPLVKEIDINPLITNKDGSFAVDARIIL
- a CDS encoding energy-coupling factor ABC transporter permease; its protein translation is MHIPSSMLHGAICPVTAAVSTIGISAAAYVASKSSQKPTASRFAAITALIFAGQMMNFPIQDGTSGHLLGGVIASVLLGTPFGILATAIVLAIQCLIFSDGGFSVLGANILNMSILGAGLGGIVYSKAIKNNSLNPVEKFVKIGILSWASVMVAALACSIELGISGTVAFPKVAGAMLSTHALIGIGEAVITMVVCYAFVKEESSNTIRNVVAPFSAAVLIGMMLSPFASSFPDGLEWVAQKYQFLHDSAPAFVSPMPDYTIPAISNEVISTGLAGLAGVVITFFIAWLALKGVSVLNRRFV
- a CDS encoding redox-sensing transcriptional repressor Rex codes for the protein MTFIIMHKISRKTTERALLYLRTLEGLIKSKRYLVSSSELAKMTGFSDVQIRKDISKFGKVGTPRIGYKTIELRDILERFVLQQDSVQAALFGVGNLGSAILKYPGFHQGRIKIVATFDKDSKKIGKKINGVNIYAIDRAPEIIKKTKIEIGIIAVPKEFSQEVADVVVLSGLKGIINFSPMFISVPKNVIVRDIDFTIEFLSLFCDIQR
- a CDS encoding hydrogenase maturation nickel metallochaperone HypA produces the protein MSIAVSLMDQVLETAKSNNLNKIDEIEIEAGFLRQIVGEVMQEAFLAVRRETIAENAILRIIEIAPLVKCNICKKEFEPEINDFLCPQCQKADVEVLKGDEIILKSIAGN
- the hypB gene encoding hydrogenase nickel incorporation protein HypB; its protein translation is MKVTVAKRILKDNDVVAEKNREIFKRVGLLAVNFISSPGSGKTTLLEKTILALLPDQKATVVVGDLQTTRDADRLAPNALDVVQINTGLSCHLYANQVTESLSGLNIEGADYLFIENVGNMVCPGEFDLGENAKVILLSIPEGDDKVAKYPTIFRAADLVLLTKVDLLGVLDFDIKRIESDIKKLNSNLEILHVSPLKGQGMNEWISWLKAKRQQSVGARAKFVTEA
- a CDS encoding NAD(P)H-dependent oxidoreductase subunit E — its product is MSDSLQKKIQEICQSSNNDRARMMDIVQSVQKEFGCVSSEAMNLIAKATKSHHVEVESVVSFYSFLSKEQKGKTVIRLCNDTVDRMKGCQEVAKALSSELGVKFGETTSDGKITLEYTPCIGMCDQAPAALINDVVAPNLTAEKVKEIVKNLKKGVDPSKLSLGKGDGNNTDSLIGAAVRNNVLKVGDVIFADNDSGKGLENALALKPEEVIDMIKVAKLRGRGGAGFPTGLKWQFTRSARGEQKFVICNADEGEPGTFKDRVLLTEKFDLLFEGMTIAGYAIGASTGIIYVRGEYAYLLKFLKSKLKERYDQRLLGKNIKGKSGFNFDIRIQMGSGAYICGEESALISSCEGLRGDPKTRPPFPAQRGYLASPTSVNNVETICSVTRILEKGSDWFLSIGSTNSSGTKILSISGYCKRPGVYEYPFGISITDLLNDVGAEDAKAVLVGGPSGQFIGKNEFSRIICYNDLGTGGSIVIFGPKCDLLKAVDEYMEFFVEESCGYCTPCRAGNILLKKKLEEILEGNGESADLDYLQSLGEGIKKTSRCGLGQTSPNPILTTLKNFKPLYEALMKPQEKGMQPTFDIRAALGDAEKAQMRKSVLYKN
- a CDS encoding 2Fe-2S iron-sulfur cluster-binding protein; the protein is MSEKTVIIKIDGIEIKAKAGQTIMQAADEAGVYIPRLCYLKDLTPHGSCRVCTVKVNGRYQTACTEPAVDGMEVENKTQELEGLRRDIIDMLFVEGNHFCMFCEKSGNCDLQAEAYRLGICAPKFPYLFPDRDIDGTHPDIFIDRNRCILCGRCVNASRDVDGKTVFEFVGRGSEKKVAVNADAKLGDTNMALTDKAADVCPVGAIIKKRIGFAIPVGKRTYDQKPIGSEIESKS